In one window of Pelosinus sp. IPA-1 DNA:
- a CDS encoding anti-sigma-F factor Fin, which yields MKIYYSCEHCGDAIDTIEVDEVDEVKFGFDCLTAEERQDIIKVDLMKNTMYVHSLCDKCIESMGFFEEGLPQKQQKELLH from the coding sequence ATGAAAATATATTATAGTTGTGAACATTGTGGTGATGCTATTGATACAATAGAGGTAGATGAAGTAGATGAAGTTAAGTTCGGTTTTGATTGCTTGACTGCTGAAGAACGCCAAGATATAATAAAAGTTGATTTAATGAAGAATACTATGTATGTTCATTCTTTATGTGATAAGTGTATAGAGTCCATGGGATTTTTTGAGGAAGGGCTGCCTCAAAAGCAGCAAAAAGAGCTTTTACATTAA
- the mfd gene encoding transcription-repair coupling factor, giving the protein MNNLFEIMKNDPGIKRVFAAYQMTASQSQIYGVTGAQKSALLAAAYQLSPRPTVIITGNQESVEQLRADFATLLPGTLVLELPALDIITFTAAAKGVELAARRMDVLGRMIRGENLIVLATAEATIQKVLPREHFENNRITITSGTEIIREELLESLVRFGYERVEQVDGLGQFSARGGIIDIFPISSKVPIRLELFGDEVDSLREFDAGTQRSMHPVVQADILPLSEVEQTGTPTVFLSYLPSSATVVFDEAARVREQMSKLVKENPELKKSTFTWSDIVGAAKYYNVMYLSLMLQKIPYTQPDEIVSITAKSIVPFQRQMDMLLAELKSWQEHKSYTIIFMSNSEKALSLQHSLAEDGIHAVFSETIPALVEGSVLVTVGLLTAGFELPQAHMAVITEKDIMGRQKKKPRPRVGKGQQIAYFRDIKIGDYVVHVNHGIGKYVGVETLVVGNVHKDYLHIRYAGEDKLYVPTDQVNLLQKYIGSEGDAPRLNKMGGSEWLKAKGKAEKAVADMAKELLEIYAKREIVSGYAFEADTPWQKEFEDAFPFEETPDQLSAITEIKADMQQAKPMDRLLCGDVGFGKTEVAVRAAFKAVMGGKQVAILVPTTVLAQQHYQTISARFAGFGPVVDVISRFRSAKEQRATIEALRNGQVDVLIGTHRILQSDVKFKDIGLLIVDEEQRFGVKQKEKLKQWSAGIDVLTLSATPIPRTLHMSLVGARDMSIIETPPEERFPVQSYVVEYNEEVMRDAIKRELKRGGQVYFVYNRVQTIDKMHRRLSEMLPDAKIRVAHGQMPEEILEQAMLDFYEGNDDVLLCTSIIENGLDVPNANTIIVYDADRFGLSQLYQMRGRVGRSHRMAFAYFTYRQDKVLTEVAEKRLQAIKEFAELGAGFKIAMRDLEIRGAGNLLGAQQHGHIVSVGFEMYCRLLDEAVQQLKTGQKFEAPIEPVLEFNIDAYISGDYISDAMHKIEIYQRIAASRNEQHISDLVDELVDRFGEPPTCVVNLLEVVRIKNLARTIGIRSIIQQSNYIEVTFIDRPHVEPTQIMALKDAFPNRVMMYPEGIRLKTAQIKSETLLGWLVKVLKTLVP; this is encoded by the coding sequence ATGAATAATTTATTTGAAATTATGAAAAATGACCCAGGGATAAAGCGGGTATTTGCCGCTTATCAAATGACTGCTAGCCAAAGCCAAATTTATGGCGTAACAGGTGCGCAAAAAAGCGCATTGTTGGCTGCGGCCTATCAATTAAGTCCAAGGCCTACTGTGATTATTACTGGCAATCAGGAGTCGGTGGAACAATTGCGTGCTGATTTTGCCACATTACTTCCTGGTACCCTTGTTCTTGAATTGCCTGCTTTGGATATTATTACCTTTACTGCCGCTGCTAAAGGGGTAGAGTTAGCAGCCCGTCGTATGGATGTTTTAGGACGCATGATACGGGGGGAAAATCTGATTGTTTTAGCAACGGCTGAGGCAACAATCCAAAAAGTGTTACCACGAGAACATTTTGAGAATAATCGTATTACAATAACCAGTGGTACAGAAATTATCCGTGAGGAATTATTAGAATCTCTGGTTCGATTTGGTTATGAGCGAGTGGAACAAGTAGACGGGCTTGGTCAATTTAGTGCCAGAGGCGGAATTATAGATATATTCCCTATCAGCAGTAAAGTGCCAATTCGTTTGGAGTTATTCGGCGATGAAGTAGATTCTCTGCGTGAATTTGATGCTGGGACACAAAGATCTATGCATCCTGTAGTGCAAGCTGACATTTTGCCTCTTTCAGAAGTAGAGCAAACAGGAACGCCTACTGTGTTCTTATCCTATTTGCCTTCTAGTGCCACTGTAGTATTTGATGAAGCTGCTCGCGTTCGGGAGCAGATGAGTAAGTTGGTTAAGGAAAATCCTGAACTGAAGAAAAGTACTTTTACTTGGTCAGATATAGTAGGCGCTGCGAAATATTATAATGTAATGTACTTATCTTTAATGTTACAAAAGATTCCTTATACCCAACCTGATGAAATTGTTAGTATTACGGCTAAAAGTATTGTGCCATTTCAACGTCAGATGGATATGTTACTCGCCGAATTAAAAAGTTGGCAGGAGCATAAATCATATACTATTATTTTCATGTCAAATAGTGAGAAAGCCCTATCACTTCAGCATAGTTTGGCAGAGGACGGTATTCATGCTGTTTTTTCTGAAACAATTCCTGCCCTAGTGGAAGGCTCTGTATTAGTGACCGTGGGTTTATTAACGGCAGGTTTTGAGCTGCCACAGGCTCATATGGCTGTTATTACAGAAAAAGATATTATGGGCAGGCAAAAGAAAAAGCCTCGCCCAAGAGTGGGTAAAGGGCAGCAAATTGCCTACTTCCGTGATATTAAGATTGGCGACTATGTTGTACATGTCAATCATGGTATTGGAAAGTATGTAGGAGTAGAGACCCTTGTTGTTGGTAACGTTCATAAAGATTACTTACACATCCGCTATGCTGGAGAAGACAAACTTTACGTTCCGACAGATCAAGTAAATCTATTACAAAAGTACATTGGTTCAGAAGGGGATGCACCTCGTTTAAACAAAATGGGGGGTAGCGAATGGCTAAAAGCCAAGGGAAAAGCAGAAAAGGCCGTGGCGGACATGGCAAAAGAATTGCTAGAGATCTATGCCAAACGGGAGATTGTATCTGGCTACGCTTTTGAGGCGGATACTCCTTGGCAAAAAGAATTTGAAGATGCTTTCCCTTTTGAAGAAACGCCAGATCAATTAAGTGCTATTACTGAAATAAAAGCAGATATGCAGCAGGCGAAGCCCATGGATCGACTATTATGTGGGGATGTGGGTTTTGGTAAAACGGAGGTTGCTGTTCGCGCAGCTTTTAAAGCGGTTATGGGTGGTAAGCAAGTGGCGATTTTGGTACCCACCACAGTGTTGGCTCAGCAGCATTATCAGACGATAAGTGCTCGGTTTGCCGGTTTTGGGCCAGTTGTAGATGTGATTAGTCGTTTTCGTAGTGCAAAAGAGCAACGTGCAACGATTGAGGCCTTAAGGAACGGCCAAGTAGACGTATTAATTGGGACACACCGTATTTTGCAATCGGATGTGAAATTTAAAGATATTGGTCTGCTCATTGTAGATGAAGAACAGCGTTTTGGGGTGAAGCAAAAAGAAAAGTTAAAACAGTGGAGTGCAGGCATTGACGTACTTACCTTAAGCGCTACACCAATCCCACGAACTCTACATATGTCATTAGTAGGGGCGAGGGATATGAGTATTATTGAAACTCCTCCCGAAGAACGTTTCCCCGTACAAAGTTATGTAGTGGAATATAACGAAGAAGTTATGCGTGATGCAATTAAACGGGAACTAAAAAGAGGTGGTCAGGTATATTTTGTCTATAACAGAGTGCAAACCATTGATAAAATGCATCGTAGGTTGTCAGAAATGCTGCCTGATGCCAAAATTAGGGTAGCCCATGGGCAAATGCCAGAAGAAATATTAGAACAAGCTATGCTTGATTTTTATGAGGGTAATGATGATGTATTGCTGTGCACTAGTATCATTGAAAATGGCCTTGATGTACCAAATGCCAATACCATTATTGTTTATGATGCAGATCGATTTGGCTTATCACAACTTTATCAGATGCGGGGAAGAGTCGGACGTTCTCATCGTATGGCTTTTGCCTATTTTACCTATCGACAAGATAAAGTTTTGACAGAAGTAGCTGAAAAACGTTTGCAAGCAATTAAGGAGTTTGCAGAATTAGGTGCGGGTTTTAAAATTGCCATGCGTGATTTAGAAATTAGAGGTGCTGGAAATCTCTTGGGAGCCCAGCAGCATGGACATATTGTTAGTGTAGGTTTTGAAATGTATTGTCGTTTATTGGATGAAGCTGTTCAACAGCTAAAAACTGGACAAAAATTCGAGGCACCGATTGAACCAGTGCTAGAATTTAATATAGATGCTTATATAAGTGGCGACTATATTAGCGATGCTATGCATAAAATTGAAATATACCAACGTATTGCTGCCAGCAGGAATGAACAACATATTTCGGATCTTGTTGATGAATTGGTAGATCGATTTGGTGAGCCACCCACCTGTGTGGTTAATTTATTGGAAGTTGTTAGAATTAAAAATTTAGCGAGAACAATTGGTATTCGGTCGATTATTCAGCAAAGTAATTATATTGAAGTCACATTTATTGACCGGCCTCATGTAGAACCGACTCAAATTATGGCTCTAAAAGATGCGTTTCCCAATCGGGTAATGATGTATCCTGAAGGGATTCGTCTAAAGACGGCTCAAATTAAGAGTGAGACATTACTTGGCTGGTTGGTGAAAGTACTTAAAACATTAGTTCCTTGA
- the spoVT gene encoding stage V sporulation protein T — protein sequence MKATGIVRRIDDLGRVVIPKEIRRTLRIREGDPLEIYVDREGEVILKKYSPVSELGDFAKEYADSLYEAVGHIVLIADRDTIVAVAGSSKKEFLNKPLGSVLEKVMEDRKAIVLNNLTDGKGCKGCIIDAGDDDEVCKFTSEVIAPIIVEGTSIGAVVLCSKQQGVQMSEMEVKLAETAAGFLAKQMAT from the coding sequence GTGAAAGCGACTGGAATTGTAAGAAGAATTGATGATTTAGGTAGAGTAGTAATACCAAAAGAAATTAGGCGAACACTTAGAATACGTGAAGGTGATCCACTGGAAATATATGTTGATCGAGAAGGGGAAGTTATTCTTAAGAAATACTCTCCAGTAAGTGAACTAGGTGATTTCGCAAAGGAATATGCTGATTCATTGTATGAGGCAGTAGGTCATATTGTCTTAATAGCAGACAGAGATACTATAGTCGCTGTCGCAGGCTCGTCGAAGAAAGAGTTCTTGAATAAGCCATTGGGTTCTGTATTGGAAAAAGTAATGGAAGATCGTAAGGCAATAGTATTAAACAATCTTACTGACGGCAAAGGTTGTAAAGGTTGTATTATTGATGCAGGTGATGATGATGAAGTATGTAAATTTACGTCAGAAGTCATTGCCCCGATTATTGTTGAAGGTACGTCCATTGGTGCAGTCGTTCTTTGTTCCAAACAGCAGGGAGTGCAGATGAGTGAAATGGAAGTCAAGTTAGCAGAAACTGCTGCAGGATTCCTTGCAAAACAAATGGCAACATAA
- a CDS encoding polysaccharide biosynthesis protein yields MSKDTFLKGAFILTVAGVIVKLIGSVNRILLSRLLGGEGIGLYQMAYPIYLLALSVSSAGIPVAISIIVAEKVALSDFRGANRVFRISLGLLILTGVTFTFLLYFGAGWLIEHQFIRDSRAYYAIAALAPAIFFVTVLSSYRGYFQGLQMMTPTAVSQIFEQLLRVIIMIALAFYLLPLGLEYAAAGASFGAAPGAVAGLIVLMYYYWNHRIELQTKMVAEPIIKQEASSKVISRIIKLALPVSLANIMLPVVSSIDLLIVPARLEVAGYSIEQATELFGYLTGMAIALINVPTILTGSLSSSLVPAISEAFTLKDHHRIYQSTAMAMRIANLITIPSFIGMYLLATPISLMLYGTPNAGVSIAILSGGVVLLGIHQVTTGVLQGLGHTAIPLINMVVAAIVKIMLSWTLTAMPSLGIEGAAWATNVDFTLGALLNVYFVYHYVGFSIDAKDTVKAAIAAVVMGAIVLLTYDCVMLKTFANTTATLVSITVGGSMYGVILLLLGGIQQRDIENLPKFGLQLAAFLSKIGVLRK; encoded by the coding sequence GTGAGTAAAGATACTTTTTTAAAAGGGGCATTCATTTTAACTGTTGCCGGTGTTATTGTTAAATTAATTGGATCGGTAAACCGTATTTTACTGTCTCGCCTATTAGGGGGAGAGGGTATTGGATTATATCAAATGGCTTATCCCATTTATCTTTTGGCATTAAGTGTTTCATCTGCTGGTATCCCTGTAGCGATTTCGATCATTGTGGCAGAGAAGGTAGCATTATCTGATTTCCGTGGGGCAAATCGCGTATTTCGTATTTCGTTAGGTTTACTAATTCTGACAGGGGTTACTTTTACTTTTTTATTATATTTTGGTGCGGGGTGGCTAATTGAGCATCAATTTATAAGAGATTCTCGGGCGTATTATGCGATAGCCGCATTAGCTCCAGCAATATTCTTTGTTACTGTCTTATCTAGCTATCGGGGTTATTTTCAAGGTTTGCAGATGATGACACCCACTGCCGTATCTCAAATATTTGAGCAGCTGCTTCGGGTAATAATCATGATTGCTCTCGCCTTTTATTTATTGCCACTTGGCCTTGAGTATGCGGCGGCAGGCGCTAGTTTTGGAGCAGCTCCTGGAGCTGTAGCTGGACTAATAGTACTAATGTATTATTACTGGAACCACCGGATAGAATTACAGACGAAGATGGTTGCTGAGCCGATTATCAAACAAGAAGCAAGTAGTAAGGTTATATCTCGCATTATAAAACTTGCCTTACCTGTATCATTAGCCAATATTATGCTTCCTGTAGTGTCGAGTATTGATTTGTTAATCGTACCCGCAAGGCTTGAGGTTGCCGGCTATTCCATTGAACAGGCTACCGAGTTATTTGGTTATTTAACAGGTATGGCAATTGCACTAATTAATGTGCCTACAATTTTAACCGGATCTTTGTCGTCTAGCTTAGTACCTGCCATTTCCGAGGCATTTACACTTAAGGATCACCACAGAATCTATCAAAGTACGGCCATGGCAATGAGGATTGCTAATTTAATTACAATACCGAGTTTTATTGGCATGTATCTTTTGGCGACACCCATATCTTTAATGCTTTATGGTACACCAAATGCAGGTGTCTCTATTGCCATATTATCAGGTGGTGTTGTACTACTAGGGATTCACCAAGTGACTACAGGAGTTTTACAAGGACTCGGGCATACAGCCATTCCTCTTATTAATATGGTAGTTGCTGCTATTGTAAAGATCATGTTAAGCTGGACGTTAACAGCGATGCCGTCTTTAGGGATTGAAGGTGCTGCGTGGGCGACAAATGTAGATTTTACCTTGGGGGCTCTTTTGAATGTATATTTTGTGTATCATTATGTAGGCTTTAGCATTGACGCTAAAGATACGGTAAAAGCAGCGATTGCTGCGGTTGTGATGGGGGCGATTGTACTACTGACTTATGATTGCGTTATGCTTAAAACCTTTGCTAATACAACAGCGACGCTGGTTTCTATCACTGTAGGTGGTAGCATGTATGGTGTTATTCTCTTACTACTAGGAGGAATACAGCAGCGGGATATTGAAAATTTACCTAAATTTGGTTTACAATTAGCTGCTTTTTTAAGTAAAATAGGTGTACTACGGAAATAA
- the mazG gene encoding nucleoside triphosphate pyrophosphohydrolase → MGEITIVGLGPGSFGLITIETLEKLKTAETLLLRTAKHPTVAEIVKRGIPFTSYDSIYEEKESFEEIYMAIAHECIKQAVMGKKVVYAVPGSPLVAEKTVVLIRSLAAEKNVPITILPGMSFLEVLYTRLAIDPIEGVTVLDAADLAAIPPELTTALVVTQVYNAYVASEAKLVLMENYPDDFEVVVVKNLGLPDEQLLTVPLFELDRVPGIDHLTSVYVPQRPAVSQSFSLEPILSVMAKLRSKEGCVWDIEQTHPSLRRYMVEEVYEVLEAIDLENGDDLCEELGDLLLQIVFHARIAEESKIFSMQDVIDTVTEKMVRRHPHVFGDIKVRDAGEVVLNWDAIKKQEHGHDRPSVLDGIPKELPSLMRAYKLQAKASKVGFDWDCIEPIWDKIYEELTELKEACAEGQAADIEAELGDVLFSVVNLARFLKIDGEVALNTTNNKFRRRFMYIENKVKEKGHNWEKMSLEELDLLWKEAKKHKI, encoded by the coding sequence ATGGGAGAAATTACAATTGTGGGTTTAGGACCCGGTTCATTTGGTCTTATTACAATCGAGACCCTTGAAAAGCTAAAAACTGCGGAAACGTTACTTTTGCGTACCGCAAAACATCCAACAGTTGCAGAAATTGTGAAGCGTGGTATACCATTTACTAGTTATGATTCTATTTATGAAGAAAAAGAGTCTTTTGAAGAGATTTATATGGCCATTGCCCATGAATGTATAAAGCAGGCAGTAATGGGGAAAAAAGTAGTATATGCGGTGCCAGGCAGTCCTCTTGTGGCGGAAAAAACCGTTGTGCTAATTCGAAGTTTAGCGGCAGAGAAAAATGTACCTATCACCATATTGCCAGGTATGAGCTTCTTAGAAGTCTTATATACACGTTTGGCCATAGATCCCATTGAAGGTGTCACGGTACTTGATGCTGCCGATTTGGCAGCTATACCGCCCGAATTAACAACAGCTTTGGTGGTAACACAGGTTTATAATGCTTATGTTGCTTCCGAAGCGAAATTGGTCTTAATGGAAAACTATCCTGATGATTTTGAAGTGGTTGTTGTGAAGAATTTAGGCTTACCTGATGAACAGCTATTAACAGTACCTTTATTTGAATTGGATAGGGTGCCTGGTATTGATCACCTTACAAGTGTGTATGTGCCCCAGCGTCCGGCAGTAAGTCAGTCTTTTTCTTTAGAGCCGATTCTTAGTGTTATGGCAAAACTTCGTTCGAAAGAGGGGTGTGTCTGGGATATTGAACAAACACACCCCAGCCTCAGACGGTATATGGTGGAGGAAGTGTACGAAGTGTTAGAAGCCATCGATTTAGAAAATGGTGATGACTTATGTGAAGAGCTTGGCGATTTATTACTGCAAATTGTGTTTCATGCACGCATAGCGGAAGAATCCAAGATCTTTTCAATGCAGGATGTAATTGATACAGTTACAGAGAAAATGGTGCGCCGTCATCCCCACGTATTTGGTGATATTAAAGTACGGGATGCGGGCGAGGTAGTTCTTAATTGGGACGCAATTAAAAAGCAGGAGCATGGTCATGATAGACCTTCTGTGCTTGATGGTATACCAAAGGAACTCCCTAGTCTCATGAGGGCATATAAGTTGCAGGCAAAAGCGTCTAAAGTAGGTTTTGATTGGGATTGTATTGAGCCAATATGGGACAAGATATATGAAGAGCTGACGGAGCTAAAGGAGGCCTGTGCAGAGGGACAAGCTGCTGACATAGAAGCTGAACTAGGAGATGTATTATTTTCTGTGGTGAATTTAGCTAGGTTTTTGAAAATTGATGGAGAAGTGGCATTAAATACTACAAATAACAAATTTCGTCGGCGGTTTATGTACATTGAGAACAAAGTGAAGGAAAAAGGTCATAATTGGGAAAAAATGTCACTTGAGGAGCTTGATTTACTCTGGAAAGAGGCAAAAAAGCACAAAATTTAA
- a CDS encoding HU family DNA-binding protein — MNKTELIASVAEKAGLTKKDAEKAINALFVSVEEALAQQDKVQIIGFGTFEVKTREERKGRNPQTGAEITIPASKNPVFKAGKGLKDIVNQ, encoded by the coding sequence GTGAATAAAACTGAGTTAATTGCAAGTGTTGCAGAAAAAGCGGGTTTGACTAAAAAGGATGCTGAAAAAGCGATCAATGCTTTATTTGTTAGTGTTGAGGAAGCTTTAGCACAACAAGATAAGGTCCAAATCATTGGCTTTGGAACTTTTGAAGTGAAAACACGTGAAGAAAGAAAAGGTCGCAACCCACAAACTGGTGCTGAAATTACTATTCCAGCATCTAAGAACCCAGTTTTCAAGGCTGGTAAAGGCTTGAAAGACATCGTAAATCAATAA